A genomic window from Streptomyces sp. NBC_01429 includes:
- a CDS encoding sodium:solute symporter, with amino-acid sequence MAVDYAVIVVYLAGMLAMGWWGMRRAKSKSDFLVAGRRLGPWMYSGTMAAIVLGGASTIGGVGLGYKYGLSGAWMVFTIGLGLLALSVFFSARIARLKVYTVSEMLDLRYGGRAGVISGVVMWAYTLMLAVTSTIAYATIFDVLFDLNRTVAIVLGGAIVVAYSTLGGMWSITLTDMVQFVVKTIGVLLLLLPIAVVKAGGFGEMKAKLPTEYFSPFGIGGETIFTYVLIYTFGMLIGQDIWQRVFTARGDKVARWGGTVAGTYCLVYALAGAVIGTAAKVLYPNLASQDDAFATIVKDELPMGVRGLVLAAALAAVMSTSSGALIACATVANNDIWSRLRGAGRKGKGQGEGETGESDAHDEVRGNRLFILIMGIGVVVIAIALNNVVEALTVAYNLLVGGLLVPILGGLLWKRGTVYGALCAVVVGGVTVVALMAGYGILANQPIYYGLLSSLAAYLIVSLATKPTDEAVLAEWRRRLAGEGDEEESDPPVVSGLVHS; translated from the coding sequence ATGGCTGTCGATTACGCGGTGATCGTCGTCTATCTGGCGGGCATGCTGGCCATGGGCTGGTGGGGCATGCGCCGTGCCAAGTCCAAGAGCGATTTCCTGGTCGCGGGCCGCCGTCTCGGGCCCTGGATGTACTCCGGCACGATGGCGGCGATCGTCCTGGGCGGCGCCTCCACCATCGGCGGGGTCGGCCTCGGCTACAAGTACGGCCTCTCCGGCGCCTGGATGGTCTTCACCATCGGCCTCGGACTGCTCGCCCTCTCGGTGTTCTTCTCCGCGCGGATCGCCCGGCTGAAGGTCTACACCGTCTCCGAGATGCTCGATCTGCGCTACGGCGGCCGGGCGGGCGTCATATCGGGCGTGGTCATGTGGGCGTACACACTGATGCTCGCGGTCACCTCGACCATCGCGTACGCCACGATCTTCGACGTGCTGTTCGACCTGAACCGGACCGTCGCGATCGTCCTGGGCGGGGCGATCGTCGTGGCGTACTCGACGCTCGGCGGCATGTGGTCGATCACGCTCACGGACATGGTGCAGTTCGTCGTCAAGACCATCGGCGTACTGCTGCTCCTGCTGCCCATCGCGGTGGTCAAGGCGGGCGGCTTCGGCGAGATGAAGGCGAAGCTGCCGACCGAGTACTTCTCCCCGTTCGGCATCGGCGGCGAGACCATCTTTACCTATGTGCTCATCTACACCTTCGGGATGCTGATCGGACAGGACATCTGGCAGCGCGTGTTCACCGCGCGCGGGGACAAGGTCGCGCGCTGGGGCGGCACCGTCGCCGGTACCTACTGTCTGGTGTACGCGCTGGCCGGAGCGGTGATCGGGACGGCCGCGAAGGTGCTCTACCCGAACCTGGCCAGCCAGGACGACGCGTTCGCCACCATCGTCAAGGACGAACTGCCCATGGGCGTACGGGGGCTGGTGCTCGCCGCCGCCCTCGCGGCCGTGATGTCGACCTCGTCCGGCGCGCTGATCGCCTGCGCGACCGTCGCGAACAACGACATCTGGTCGCGGCTGCGGGGCGCCGGGCGGAAGGGGAAGGGACAGGGGGAGGGCGAGACGGGAGAGAGCGATGCCCATGACGAAGTCAGGGGCAACCGTCTCTTCATCCTCATCATGGGCATCGGGGTCGTGGTCATCGCCATCGCGCTGAACAACGTCGTCGAGGCGCTGACCGTCGCGTACAACCTCCTCGTCGGCGGGCTGCTCGTACCGATCCTCGGCGGGCTGCTCTGGAAGCGCGGCACGGTGTACGGCGCGCTCTGCGCGGTGGTCGTCGGCGGGGTGACGGTCGTCGCGCTGATGGCCGGCTACGGGATTCTCGCCAACCAGCCCATCTACTACGGGCTGCTGTCCTCGCTGGCCGCTTATCTGATCGTGAGCCTGGCGACGAAGCCCACGGACGAGGCCGTGCTCGCCGAGTGGCGCCGCCGGCTGGCCGGGGAGGGCGACGAGGAGGAGAGCGATCCGCCCGTTGTCAGTGGGCTGGTCCATTCTTGA
- the speB gene encoding agmatinase yields the protein MSSNGHATNESRARGPVDSSRVPRYAGPATFARLPRLDEVGRADVAVVGVPFDSGVSYRPGARFGGNAIREASRLLRPYNPAQDASPFALAQVADAGDVAVNPFHIGEAVDTIEGAADELLGTGARLMTLGGDHTIALPLLRSVAKRHGPVALLHFDAHLDTWDTYFGAEYTHGTPFRRAVEEGVLDTEALSHVGTRGPLYGKQDLDDDAKMGFGIVTSADVMRRGVDEVTDQLRQRIGDRPLYISIDIDVLDPAHAPGTGTPEAGGLTSRELLEILRGLASCHLVSADVVEVAPAYDHAEITSVAASHTAYELTTIMSRQIAAGRESADGRESADGRTAA from the coding sequence ATGAGCAGCAACGGACACGCCACCAACGAGAGCCGCGCGCGCGGTCCCGTCGATTCGTCCCGTGTCCCCAGATACGCGGGACCGGCCACGTTCGCCAGGCTGCCCCGGCTCGACGAGGTGGGCCGCGCCGATGTCGCCGTCGTCGGCGTCCCCTTCGACTCCGGCGTCTCCTACCGGCCCGGTGCCCGGTTCGGCGGGAACGCGATCCGGGAGGCGTCGCGGCTGCTGCGCCCGTACAACCCGGCGCAGGACGCCTCGCCGTTCGCGCTCGCGCAGGTCGCGGACGCGGGGGACGTCGCGGTGAACCCGTTCCACATAGGGGAGGCCGTCGACACCATCGAGGGGGCGGCCGACGAGCTGCTCGGGACCGGCGCCCGGCTGATGACCCTCGGCGGCGATCACACGATCGCCCTTCCGCTGCTGCGTTCGGTCGCGAAGCGGCACGGACCGGTCGCGCTGCTCCACTTCGACGCCCATCTGGACACCTGGGACACCTACTTCGGCGCCGAGTACACCCACGGCACCCCCTTCCGCCGGGCCGTCGAGGAGGGCGTTCTCGACACGGAGGCCCTGTCCCACGTGGGTACGCGCGGTCCGCTGTACGGGAAGCAGGACCTGGACGACGACGCGAAGATGGGGTTCGGGATCGTCACCTCGGCGGACGTCATGCGCCGGGGCGTGGACGAGGTGACCGACCAACTGCGGCAGCGCATCGGGGACCGCCCGCTGTACATCTCCATCGACATCGACGTGCTGGACCCGGCGCACGCGCCCGGCACCGGCACCCCCGAGGCCGGTGGCCTGACCTCGCGCGAGCTGTTGGAGATCCTGCGGGGGCTGGCCTCCTGCCACCTCGTCTCGGCGGACGTCGTGGAGGTCGCGCCCGCGTACGATCACGCGGAGATCACCTCGGTGGCCGCCTCCCACACGGCGTACGAGCTGACGACGATCATGTCCCGCCAGATCGCGGCCGGCCGCGAAAGCGCCGACGGCCGCGAGAGCGCCGACGGAAGGACAGCGGCGTAA
- a CDS encoding thiamine pyrophosphate-binding protein, with protein MHDHDHDIPPLTPEQTAAALNPPPGRNGGDLVVETLYGLGATTVFGLPGQHALGMFDALRRSSLDYVGLRVENNAGFAADAYGRITGEVAPLLLSTGPGALTALAALQESAAASAPVLAIASQVPVAGLGGGRHGYLHELRDQQASFRDIVKSVHPVRTASQIPSAIAAAWESALTAPHGPVWVEIPQDVLLAGTSLPPVTAMDATPRELLPRPELTAVAAHALSHAARPVIVAGGGVVRSDASGKLRALAEKLDAPVVTTFGGKGAFPWEHPLSLRSWLEDRHTTDFLEDADVLLVVGSGLGELSSNYHTFRPRGRVIQIEADLGKLESNHPALGIHADARNALSALLESVEERHDPAAAASVRTVLAKVRERIEAQDLALEQRVLASVREALPAASPSFWDMTILAYWAWSAWPGPMHSGQGAGGLGYGFPAALGAAAADRTKPVLAVSGDGGAMYSIAELATARQYDLPVTWLIVDDGGYGILREYMTDAFGESSAAGTTELSRPDFVALAESFGVPAARTTPEGLRDDLAKALAAPGPSVVVLPALLKMFAPTHLDGGSDTSDRRVIPG; from the coding sequence ATGCACGACCACGACCACGACATCCCGCCCCTCACCCCCGAGCAGACCGCCGCCGCGCTCAATCCGCCCCCCGGGCGCAACGGGGGCGATCTCGTCGTCGAGACGCTCTACGGCCTCGGCGCCACCACCGTCTTCGGGCTGCCGGGACAGCACGCGCTCGGCATGTTCGACGCGCTGCGCCGCTCCTCCCTCGACTACGTCGGCCTGCGCGTCGAGAACAACGCGGGGTTCGCCGCCGACGCGTACGGCCGGATCACCGGCGAGGTCGCGCCGCTGCTGCTCTCCACCGGTCCCGGCGCGCTCACCGCCCTCGCCGCGCTCCAGGAGTCGGCGGCGGCCTCGGCCCCCGTCCTCGCCATCGCGAGCCAGGTCCCGGTGGCCGGACTCGGTGGCGGACGCCACGGCTACCTGCATGAACTCCGCGACCAGCAGGCGTCCTTCCGGGACATCGTCAAATCCGTCCACCCGGTCCGTACCGCCTCGCAGATCCCGTCCGCGATCGCCGCCGCCTGGGAGTCCGCGCTCACCGCCCCGCACGGGCCGGTCTGGGTGGAGATCCCGCAGGACGTGCTGCTCGCCGGGACCTCCCTGCCGCCCGTCACCGCGATGGACGCCACCCCGCGCGAGCTGCTGCCCCGCCCCGAACTGACCGCCGTCGCTGCGCACGCGCTGTCGCACGCCGCGCGTCCGGTGATCGTCGCGGGCGGCGGGGTCGTACGGTCCGACGCGTCCGGCAAGCTCCGCGCGCTCGCCGAGAAGCTGGACGCGCCGGTCGTCACCACCTTCGGCGGCAAGGGCGCCTTCCCCTGGGAACACCCGCTGTCGCTCCGGTCCTGGCTGGAGGACCGGCACACCACCGACTTCCTGGAGGACGCCGACGTCCTGCTGGTGGTCGGCTCCGGCCTCGGCGAACTCTCCTCGAACTACCACACCTTCCGCCCGCGCGGCCGGGTGATCCAGATCGAGGCGGACCTCGGCAAGCTGGAGTCCAACCACCCCGCCCTCGGCATCCACGCCGACGCGCGGAACGCGCTCTCCGCGCTGCTGGAGTCGGTCGAGGAGCGGCACGACCCGGCCGCCGCCGCGTCCGTCCGTACGGTACTGGCGAAGGTACGGGAGCGGATCGAGGCCCAGGACCTCGCGCTGGAGCAGCGGGTGCTCGCCTCGGTCCGCGAGGCGCTGCCCGCCGCGTCCCCCAGCTTCTGGGACATGACGATCCTCGCCTACTGGGCCTGGTCGGCCTGGCCGGGGCCGATGCACTCGGGCCAGGGCGCCGGCGGCCTCGGCTACGGCTTCCCGGCCGCGCTCGGCGCCGCCGCGGCCGACCGTACGAAGCCGGTCCTCGCCGTCTCGGGCGACGGCGGCGCGATGTACTCGATCGCGGAGCTGGCCACCGCCCGCCAGTACGACCTGCCGGTCACCTGGCTGATCGTGGACGACGGCGGCTACGGCATCCTGCGCGAGTACATGACCGACGCCTTCGGCGAGTCCTCCGCAGCCGGGACCACCGAGCTGTCGCGGCCGGACTTCGTGGCGCTCGCCGAGTCCTTCGGCGTCCCGGCCGCCCGTACGACTCCGGAGGGCCTGCGCGACGATCTCGCCAAGGCGCTGGCGGCGCCCGGACCCTCGGTCGTGGTGCTTCCCGCCCTGCTCAAGATGTTCGCTCCGACACATCTGGACGGTGGCTCCGACACATCCGACCGGCGAGTGATCCCCGGCTGA
- a CDS encoding serine hydrolase, with the protein MTHQRIPRRARGVLSAALAGAVLVPLFAAAAPAAAAAPAVVCTSDRAGLGAKLTKDITAALKGRKATTALSLHDRTTNTRCTLRATQQFDSASVVKVTVLATLLWDAQKTKRALTTREKSLVTAMITKSDNTSTSTLWKQLGLTKVKGFLKAAKMTRTVPGTGGYWGLTQITADDEKQLLGLVTAKNTVLTDASRAYMLDRMNKVVSSQRWGVPAGAPTSAKVHLKNGWLQRSTHGWRVHSIGAFTGKGHDYTLSVLTHDNKTMNDGVNTIQAVAKAVHKGLDPTAAKTATTVQVTPSATYESMPATPERPAA; encoded by the coding sequence ATGACTCACCAGCGAATACCCCGGCGTGCCCGGGGCGTGCTCTCGGCTGCCCTCGCCGGTGCCGTGCTCGTACCGCTGTTCGCGGCAGCGGCACCGGCCGCCGCCGCGGCTCCGGCCGTTGTCTGCACCTCGGACAGGGCGGGACTCGGCGCCAAGCTGACCAAGGACATCACCGCCGCGCTCAAGGGCCGGAAGGCCACCACCGCGCTCTCCCTGCACGACCGCACGACCAATACGCGCTGCACGCTGCGCGCCACGCAGCAGTTCGACTCGGCGAGTGTGGTCAAGGTCACCGTCCTCGCGACGCTGCTCTGGGACGCGCAGAAGACGAAGCGGGCCCTCACGACGCGTGAGAAGAGCCTCGTCACGGCGATGATCACGAAGTCGGACAACACGTCGACCAGCACGCTCTGGAAGCAGTTGGGCCTCACCAAGGTCAAGGGCTTCCTCAAGGCCGCGAAGATGACCCGCACCGTCCCCGGGACCGGCGGCTACTGGGGGCTGACCCAGATCACCGCCGACGACGAGAAGCAGCTGCTCGGCCTGGTGACCGCCAAGAACACCGTCCTGACCGACGCGTCGCGCGCCTACATGCTGGACCGGATGAACAAGGTCGTCTCCTCCCAGCGCTGGGGCGTCCCGGCCGGCGCCCCCACCAGCGCCAAGGTCCACCTCAAGAACGGCTGGCTCCAGCGCTCCACCCACGGCTGGCGCGTGCACAGCATCGGCGCGTTCACCGGCAAGGGCCACGACTACACGCTCTCCGTGCTCACCCACGACAACAAGACGATGAACGACGGCGTCAACACCATCCAGGCCGTCGCCAAGGCGGTCCACAAGGGCCTCGACCCGACCGCCGCCAAGACCGCCACCACGGTCCAGGTCACGCCGTCGGCCACGTACGAGTCCATGCCGGCCACCCCGGAGCGGCCCGCCGCGTAA
- a CDS encoding ABC transporter ATP-binding protein — MLALGSSLAGMAVMALVPLITKVVIDDVIGDGSRSLLVWTGLLVVAALAVYAAAYVRRYYGGRLALDVQHDLRTQMYETIGRLDGRRQDTLSTGQVIGRATSDLQLIQSLLFMLPMTIGNVLLFVISLGIMAWLSPPLTLVALAVAPAVWFIARRSRAKLHPATWYAQAQAAAVAGVVDGAVSGVRVVKGFGQEEQETGKLRTAGRELFAARLRTIRLNSRYTPALQAVPALGQVAMLALGGWLATRGQITLGTFVAFSTYLAQLVGPVRMLAMVLTVGQQARAGVERVLELIDTEPTLQDGTKELPADAEASVEFDDVSFAYEDGRPVLDGFSLEMSPGETVAVVGASGSGKSTVSLLLPRFYDVSRGAVLVGGHDVRELTLHSLRAAIGLVPEDSFLFSDTVRANIAYGKPDATEEEIFRATRAARAHEFITDLPDGYDTSVGEHGLTLSGGQRQRIALARAILTDPRLLVLDDATSAVDSRVEHEIHDALRAVMAGRTTLLIAHRRSTLGLADRIAVLDGGRLADIGTHDELQERSALYRRLLTEPDELGGVSPGHTPVLTAPSVGDAAEESAAEARALQQEIDAEFDAERGVTPALWVRDERCRGERRTDDSAAPGATSGSAASGSAASGSATSGATPEMLALVEALPPATDTPGVDEQRAVAAEESYGLRRLLRGFGLPLLVSLALVAVDAGMGLLLPVLIRHGIDEGVERLALGAVWAASALGLLVVLVQWAAQIGETRKTGRTGERVLYSLRLKIFAQLQRLGLDYYERELTGRIMTRMTTDIDALSTFLQTGLVTAFVSVVTFAGILVVLVVIDVQLALVVFATLPVLIIGTVFFRRKSVQAYELARERVGAVNADLQESVSGLRIVQAFRREKDGAARFAARSDHYRTARVRGQWLISVYFPFVQLLSSVAAAAVLIVGAGRVEAGTLTTGALVAYLLYIDLFFAPVQQLSQVFDGYQQATVSLGRVQELLREPTSTGAAKKPLDVRSLRGEIVFEDVHFAYGSDAGEAGEAGAGAGQPEQLAPAGRTERAGQTAQPEQAALTGIDLRIEAGQTVAFVGETGAGKSTLVKLVARYYDPTGGRVRADGTDLRELDLAAYRHRLGVVPQEPYLFAGTVRDAIAYGRPEASDARVEAAARTVGAHEMIATLDGGYLHEVAERGRNLSAGQRQLIALARAELVDPDVLLLDEATAALDLATEALVNQATDRLAGRRTTLVVAHRLTTAARADRVVVMDHGRVVEDGTHEELLALDGRYATLWRSFIGEGEGEGEEEAAAVVL, encoded by the coding sequence ATGCTCGCCCTCGGCTCCTCGCTCGCCGGTATGGCGGTGATGGCCCTCGTACCGCTGATCACCAAGGTCGTCATCGACGACGTGATCGGGGACGGCAGCCGCTCCCTCCTCGTCTGGACCGGCCTGCTGGTCGTCGCCGCCCTCGCCGTCTACGCGGCGGCCTACGTCCGCCGCTACTACGGCGGCCGGCTCGCCCTCGACGTACAGCACGACCTCCGTACGCAGATGTACGAGACGATCGGCCGCCTCGACGGCCGGCGCCAGGACACCCTGTCCACCGGGCAGGTCATCGGCCGCGCCACCAGCGACCTCCAGCTCATCCAGAGCCTGCTCTTCATGTTGCCGATGACCATCGGCAACGTCCTGCTGTTCGTGATCTCCCTGGGGATCATGGCGTGGCTCTCGCCGCCGCTGACCCTGGTCGCCCTGGCCGTCGCCCCCGCCGTCTGGTTCATCGCCCGCCGCAGCCGCGCCAAGCTGCACCCCGCCACCTGGTACGCGCAGGCGCAGGCCGCCGCCGTCGCCGGGGTCGTGGACGGCGCGGTCTCCGGAGTCCGGGTCGTCAAGGGCTTCGGGCAGGAGGAGCAGGAGACCGGCAAGCTCCGCACGGCCGGCCGGGAACTCTTCGCGGCCCGGCTGCGCACCATCAGGCTCAACTCCCGCTACACCCCGGCACTCCAGGCCGTACCCGCGCTCGGCCAGGTCGCGATGCTGGCGCTCGGCGGCTGGCTGGCGACCCGGGGACAGATCACGCTCGGCACCTTCGTCGCCTTCTCCACCTATCTGGCCCAGCTCGTCGGCCCGGTCCGGATGCTCGCCATGGTCCTGACCGTCGGCCAGCAGGCGCGCGCCGGAGTGGAACGGGTGCTGGAGCTGATCGACACCGAGCCCACCCTCCAGGACGGTACGAAGGAGCTGCCGGCGGACGCCGAGGCGTCGGTCGAGTTCGACGACGTGTCGTTCGCGTACGAGGACGGCCGGCCCGTGCTCGACGGCTTCTCGCTGGAGATGAGCCCCGGCGAGACCGTCGCCGTCGTCGGTGCCTCCGGCAGCGGCAAGTCCACCGTCTCCCTCCTGCTGCCCCGCTTCTACGACGTCTCGCGCGGCGCCGTCCTCGTCGGCGGCCACGACGTGCGCGAGCTGACCCTCCACTCGCTGCGCGCCGCCATCGGACTCGTACCGGAGGACAGCTTCCTCTTCTCCGACACCGTTCGCGCCAACATCGCCTACGGAAAGCCGGACGCCACCGAGGAGGAGATCTTCCGCGCGACCCGCGCCGCACGCGCGCACGAGTTCATCACCGACCTGCCCGACGGGTACGACACCTCGGTCGGTGAGCACGGCCTCACACTCTCCGGCGGGCAGCGCCAGCGCATCGCCCTGGCGCGCGCGATCCTCACCGACCCCCGGCTCCTCGTGCTGGACGACGCGACCTCCGCCGTCGACTCCCGGGTGGAGCACGAGATCCACGACGCCCTGCGCGCGGTGATGGCCGGGCGTACGACCCTGCTCATCGCCCACCGCCGCTCCACGCTCGGCCTGGCCGACCGTATCGCCGTACTGGACGGCGGGCGGCTCGCCGACATCGGGACGCACGACGAACTCCAGGAGCGGTCCGCCCTCTACCGGCGGCTGCTGACCGAACCGGACGAGCTGGGCGGCGTCTCGCCGGGCCACACCCCGGTCCTGACCGCGCCGTCGGTCGGCGACGCGGCCGAGGAGTCGGCGGCGGAGGCCCGCGCGCTCCAGCAGGAGATAGACGCGGAGTTCGACGCCGAACGCGGGGTGACCCCGGCGCTGTGGGTACGCGACGAGCGATGTCGCGGCGAGCGACGCACCGACGACTCCGCCGCACCCGGCGCCACTTCTGGATCCGCCGCCTCCGGGTCCGCCGCCTCCGGGTCCGCCACTTCCGGAGCCACCCCCGAAATGCTCGCTCTGGTCGAGGCGCTGCCACCGGCCACCGACACCCCCGGCGTCGACGAGCAACGCGCGGTCGCCGCCGAGGAGTCGTACGGGCTGCGCAGGCTGCTGCGCGGTTTCGGGCTGCCGCTGCTGGTCAGCCTGGCGCTCGTCGCCGTCGACGCGGGCATGGGCCTGCTGCTGCCGGTCCTCATCCGGCACGGCATCGACGAGGGCGTGGAGCGCCTCGCGCTCGGCGCGGTGTGGGCGGCTTCCGCCCTGGGACTGCTCGTCGTGCTCGTCCAGTGGGCCGCGCAGATCGGCGAGACGCGCAAGACCGGCCGGACCGGTGAGCGCGTCCTCTACTCGCTGCGGCTCAAGATCTTCGCGCAGCTCCAGCGGCTCGGACTCGACTACTACGAGCGCGAGCTGACCGGCCGCATCATGACGCGGATGACGACCGACATCGACGCGCTGTCGACGTTCCTCCAGACCGGTCTCGTCACCGCGTTCGTCTCCGTCGTGACCTTCGCCGGCATCCTGGTGGTGCTGGTGGTCATCGACGTACAACTGGCCCTGGTCGTCTTCGCGACACTGCCCGTGCTGATCATCGGTACGGTCTTCTTCCGCCGCAAGAGCGTCCAGGCGTACGAGCTGGCCCGCGAGCGCGTCGGCGCGGTCAACGCCGATCTCCAGGAGTCCGTCTCCGGGCTGCGGATCGTCCAGGCGTTCCGGCGCGAGAAGGACGGCGCCGCGCGCTTCGCCGCGCGCAGCGACCACTACCGCACGGCGCGGGTGCGCGGCCAGTGGCTGATCTCGGTCTACTTCCCCTTCGTCCAGCTGCTGTCCTCGGTGGCCGCCGCCGCCGTGCTGATCGTCGGCGCGGGACGGGTGGAGGCGGGCACGCTGACGACCGGCGCGCTGGTGGCTTACCTCCTCTACATCGACCTGTTCTTCGCGCCCGTGCAGCAGCTCTCCCAGGTCTTCGACGGCTACCAGCAGGCGACCGTCTCGCTCGGCCGCGTCCAGGAACTGCTGCGCGAGCCGACATCGACCGGTGCGGCGAAGAAGCCGCTGGACGTGCGCTCGCTGCGCGGCGAGATCGTCTTCGAGGACGTGCACTTCGCGTACGGAAGTGACGCGGGCGAAGCGGGCGAAGCGGGCGCGGGCGCCGGGCAGCCGGAACAGCTGGCACCGGCAGGGCGGACAGAGCGGGCAGGGCAGACTGCGCAGCCGGAACAGGCGGCGCTCACCGGGATCGACCTGCGGATCGAGGCCGGCCAGACCGTCGCCTTCGTCGGCGAGACCGGCGCGGGCAAGTCCACCCTCGTCAAACTGGTCGCGCGGTACTACGACCCGACCGGCGGCCGGGTGCGGGCGGACGGTACGGACCTGCGCGAGCTGGACCTCGCGGCGTACCGCCACCGGCTCGGCGTCGTACCGCAGGAGCCGTACCTCTTCGCCGGCACGGTCCGGGACGCCATCGCGTACGGGCGTCCCGAGGCGAGCGACGCGCGGGTGGAGGCGGCGGCGCGGACGGTCGGCGCGCACGAGATGATCGCCACGCTCGACGGCGGCTATCTGCACGAGGTCGCCGAGCGCGGCCGTAACCTCTCGGCGGGACAGCGCCAGTTGATCGCCCTGGCCCGAGCCGAGCTGGTCGATCCGGACGTACTGCTGCTCGACGAGGCGACGGCGGCGCTGGACCTGGCGACCGAGGCGCTGGTCAACCAGGCCACCGACCGGCTGGCCGGCCGCCGTACCACCTTGGTCGTCGCGCACCGGCTGACGACCGCGGCGCGCGCGGACCGAGTGGTCGTGATGGACCACGGGCGGGTCGTCGAGGACGGTACGCACGAGGAACTGCTCGCGCTGGACGGCAGATACGCCACGCTGTGGCGCAGCTTCATCGGCGAGGGCGAGGGCGAGGGCGAGGAAGAAGCGGCGGCTGTGGTGCTGTGA
- a CDS encoding S28 family serine protease — MRKALRWVLSLVLIIGTVATAGAATAADRSADQQAATDTTDIKDRILAVPGMSLIQEKPYDGYRYFVLNYTQPVDHRRPSKGTFQQRITLLHKDTSRPTVFFTSGYNVSTNPSRSEPTRIVDGNQVSLEYRFFTPSRPQPADWSKLDIWQAASDQHRVFTALKKIYTKNWLATGGSKGGMTATYYERFYPRDMDGVVAYVAPNDVVNDEDSAYDRFFERVGTKECRDRLNAVQREALVRREPLEKKYEEWAAAEGATFNTIGTLDKAYEAVVLDFVWAFWQYGLASDCDSIPTAGTASDQEIYDIVDAVSGFSAPTDQSLATYTPYYYQAGTQLGSPTIKLPHLGKLSRYGYLSPRNFVPREIPMKFDPWAMRDIDNWVRHQANQMLFVYGQNDPWGAEPFRLGRGARDSYVYVAPGANHGANVAGLVPEQQAKATARILEWAGVAPAAVRKDEAKAKPLAKFDAELDKQKLDRRHTLRP, encoded by the coding sequence ATGCGCAAGGCGCTGAGATGGGTGCTGTCGCTCGTGCTGATCATAGGCACGGTGGCCACCGCCGGTGCGGCCACCGCCGCCGATCGGAGTGCGGACCAGCAGGCCGCCACCGACACCACCGATATCAAGGACCGGATCCTCGCTGTCCCGGGGATGAGTCTGATTCAGGAGAAGCCGTACGACGGCTACCGCTACTTCGTTCTCAACTACACGCAGCCGGTCGACCACCGGCGCCCCTCCAAGGGCACCTTCCAGCAGCGCATCACGCTGCTCCACAAGGACACCAGCCGCCCCACGGTCTTCTTCACCAGCGGCTACAACGTCTCCACCAACCCCAGCCGCAGTGAGCCGACCCGGATCGTCGACGGCAACCAGGTGTCGCTGGAGTACCGCTTCTTCACCCCGTCCCGTCCGCAGCCGGCCGACTGGTCGAAGCTGGACATCTGGCAGGCGGCCAGCGACCAGCACCGCGTCTTCACCGCGCTGAAGAAGATCTACACCAAGAACTGGCTCGCCACCGGCGGCTCCAAGGGCGGCATGACCGCCACCTACTACGAGCGCTTCTACCCGCGCGACATGGACGGCGTGGTGGCGTACGTCGCGCCCAACGACGTGGTGAACGACGAGGACTCGGCGTACGACCGGTTCTTCGAGCGGGTCGGCACCAAGGAGTGCCGCGACAGGCTCAACGCCGTGCAGCGCGAGGCGCTGGTACGCCGCGAGCCGCTGGAGAAGAAGTACGAGGAGTGGGCGGCGGCCGAGGGCGCCACCTTCAACACCATCGGCACGCTCGACAAGGCCTACGAGGCCGTGGTGCTGGACTTCGTCTGGGCGTTCTGGCAGTACGGCCTGGCCTCCGACTGCGACAGCATCCCGACGGCCGGTACCGCCTCCGACCAGGAGATCTACGACATCGTCGACGCGGTCTCCGGCTTCTCCGCGCCGACGGACCAGAGCCTGGCCACGTACACCCCGTACTACTACCAGGCCGGTACGCAGCTCGGCTCTCCCACCATCAAGCTGCCGCACCTGGGCAAGCTGAGCCGGTACGGCTACCTGTCGCCGCGCAACTTCGTGCCGCGCGAGATCCCGATGAAGTTCGACCCGTGGGCGATGCGGGACATCGACAACTGGGTACGCCACCAGGCGAACCAGATGCTGTTCGTGTACGGCCAGAACGACCCGTGGGGTGCCGAGCCCTTCCGGCTGGGCCGCGGCGCGCGCGACAGCTATGTGTATGTCGCGCCGGGCGCCAACCACGGGGCCAATGTCGCGGGTCTGGTCCCCGAGCAGCAGGCGAAGGCGACGGCCCGGATCCTGGAGTGGGCGGGTGTCGCTCCCGCCGCCGTGCGGAAGGACGAGGCGAAGGCGAAGCCACTGGCGAAGTTCGACGCCGAGCTGGACAAGCAGAAGCTGGACCGGCGGCACACGCTGCGGCCGTGA